TCAGCCTGAAGGGGGACTATCTGGGCCAGTGCCGCTATGCCAGGGTTACCTGGGGCAGCGTAAAGCGCGCCCAGGGCTGGGGAGCGCGAGAGGGCCTCAGCTAAGGCATGTTCACGCCCGCCTGACCCCACCAAAAGCACCCTGAGTTTTTTCATGCCGTTTCCCTTCTGCGCTGCCAACGCCTGGTTTCCCAACACTTGGTTGCCCAGCGTCTGGCTTCAATATGATTGATGATTGCCGCTGTGTGCCAGGCCCCTTGCAGAGGGCCCTTCAGGCTGGCGCGCTCATATCATAGAATGCCCTGCCTGCGTCAGAACGGAAACCACCAGGGCCTGCTTGGTGGCCATGGCCAGCCAATAAAGCGCCACCATGGTGGCTGAAGGACCTTCCCCTGAAAAAAGCCCCCTTGAAAAAAAACCTTTTACGCCCGCGCAACCCCTCTGAGGGGCAGCCCCTCCAAAGCAGTTTGCTGGATGCCCTGGAGGCTGAACAAGGCCACAAACCCAGCCTGCCCTCTTACGGGCCGGCATCCGTGCCAGCTGTCGCGGAAACAACCACCCCTGGCCCAAGTAGCTTTGGCGCGCCGCGGCGTGGCCGCGCACCCACCCCTGCACCTGTGGTGGAAAGCCCCCCTAAGGCTGCGCCAGCCCCTGTGGAGGAGCTGGGGGGTGAGCCATCACCAGGGGGGATGTCCAATGTAGCTGAATACACCGTCAGTGCCCTTTCAAGCTCCATCAAGCAAGCTTTGGAAGGCAAGTTCGGGCGCGTGCGGGTGCGCGGCGAAATCACCGACCTGCGCCAGTTTTCCTCTGGCCACGCTTACCTTTCGCTGAAGGATGAACAAGCCAAGATCGCCGCTGTGGTGTGGCGCGGCAATGTCGCCAAGCTGGGCATGGAACTGCGTGAGGGGCAGGAAGTCATCGCGACAGGCCGCATCTCCACTTACGGGGAGCGTTCAACTTACCAACTCATCATCGACCGCATGGAATACGCTGGGGAAGGCGCGCTGCTGGCGCGGGTGGAGGTTCTGCGCCGCCAAATCCTGGCGGAGGGGCTGTTTGCTGAGGAACGCAAAAAGCCCCTGCCTTTCCTGCCAGCGCGCATCGCTGTGGTGACGTCACGCTCTGGCGCTGTGGTTCATGATATCTTCACCACCTTGGCGCGGCGCTTCCCCTCTGATGTCGTTTTGTGCCCTGTGCCTGTGCAGGGCAAAGGGGCTGAGAGCGCCATCGCCGCCGGCATACGCATGGCCAGCACCCTCCACCCCCGGCCTGACGTGATGATCGTGGCACGTGGTGGTGGTTCATTGGAGGATTTGATGGCCTTTAATGATGAGGCTGTCGTGCGGGCCATCGCTGAAGCCCCCATGCCTGTCATCTCAGCCATTGGCCATGAAACTGACACCACCTTGGCCGACTATGCCGCTGACAGGCGCGCCCCCACCCCCACAGCGGCCGCTGAAATGGCGGTGCCCCAACGTAGTGCTGTAGCGGCCAGCCTGGCCCAGCAGGGCGCGCGCTTAGTCACCGCCTGGGACCGTGGGCGGCAGGACCGCCAGCTGCGCCTGCAAAATGCGGCGCGTCAGCTGCCTGACTTGCCAACATTGCTGAACACGCTGCGCATGAAGCTTGATGACAGGGCTCACCGGCTGGACCTCACCATGCCGCAGCAACTGGCGCAGGCCCGCCACAGCCTGGCAGCTGCTGCGCGCGCTTTGCCCACTTTTGCGCGTTTGCTGCACCCCCAAAAGCAGCGTTTGGAAGCGCTTGGGGCTGCCATGAACCAGGCCATGGCCAGGCACTGCTATGCAAAGCGCCTGGATTTGAGCCAGAATGTGCTTTCACCAGCGCTCTTAGTGGCCCGGGTCAAAAGTCAAAAAGCGCTGTTGACTGCGCTTGGGCGCAATTTGGAAGCCTTTTCCCCCTTCGCCCTGCGTGACAAAGGCTACGTTCTGGTGCGTGATGCTGAAGGGCGGCCTGTTACGCGCTCAGCGCAGCTGCCGCTCCATGCTGAGGTCAGCCTGGATTTCATGGATGGTACCCGCAGGGCCCTCCTTGATCCTGAATAACCCCAACCCCGCCAAGGGAAAACAGGCGGCTTGACGGAGAACCTGAACATGCGTTTCCCCTTTTCTTTTTTCTGGTTTGCCAAGCGCCGCACTGTGGCGGGTGTGGCCTTGGGCGCAGCCCTGGCGCTGGGCGCCATGGTGCCCCAAGCCTGGGCTGATGACGCTGACGCCACCATGAACCAAGTCACCGCTGTGGCTGACAGCGGCTATGGTGGTTCCATGCCCACCTACCCTGCTGGCAGCATCGACAAGCGCAACATGTCCAAGGAAAACCTGCCTTCAGCCCCTGCGGGCACCCCTTTGTGCGACCAGGCCCGGCTGGAGCGCGCCGCCATAGGCACTGCTGTGGAGCCAGCCGTGCCCCAGCCAGATGGCTATTGTGCGCTCAACGCCTGCTTTGACCCAGCCACGGCCACTTACATGGCAGCCAATGGTCAGGTCACGGTCTGCCGCTGAACTGAATGTGCGCGGTCAGAAAAAATGAGCCTTGGGAACTTTGAAAGTGACCCCACTTTAAAGCTTTTCAAGGCCCTCCTTTAAGGGGGTTTTTCAGTTCGAATAGGGTTCGAACGTGTGACCCCCTTAGGGGCCCTTTCCGTGGACCCCAAAGGCATCTCCCGCAAAGGTGGGAACGCAGGCAAAGCCTCAAACACCGTGAGCGGCTGACCCTGCTGCCCTTCCAGATCGTGAATGCGGCGGCGAGCCTGCACTATAAGAGTGTGATACTCCCCCACCACAGCTTCACGCGCAGCTAAGCGGCGCCATAGCGCGTCCACCTCATCCGTCAATCCCAGCGTCCGGTCAGTCAGATCACGTTCACGCAGCAGTGCTAGCCTGAACTGCTGATTTTCAAGTTGACCCGCGTCTATTTCCTGCCGGCGGCGTTCTAGTCGGTTTTTGGCCGCACTGCCCAGCCAGCCTGACAGACAGCCCAGCATGATTTCAGCCAGACCGCTATAGTTGCTCAACCCCGCCAGGATGTCAGGAAGCATCAGCTTTCAATGGGCCAGGGGTTGTGCGGATCGTAACCGGCGGGCCATTTCCCCGTTGCCGGATCGTATTTTGGGGAATAGCTGCCGTCCGGATACGGGCCTGGATACACATCCTTGTATTGGTATTTGCTGTCAAAATCCGCTGCCCATGCCGAATCCTCAAATATCGGCACGTCAGCTTCTTCCGCGAAATCCCGTGCCATGAGCACATAGCCGTCCACTTGCCATCCACCCTGCTGCCCAGGAGGCATGAAACGAAAGCTGATGTAGCGTCCAGGACCTTTCCACAACACATTGTTGTACGTGTCTGGTGCTGCAGCGCCCGCACCAGTGGTGGCTGAAGCGTCAGCCGTGGTTTTTTGTGTGTCTGTCATTTGGGTTCCTCTATTTGTTCCACCCGCCCACCCAGTTTCATTTAGTTGTATTTGCCCACTGCTTCGAAATAGAACGTCCCCTGGCTACTATCGTGGACTGGTGACTTGCCGCTGTTGACATCTTCAACGCGCAGCTTAAAGCCGGTCTGCGTCACGCTGCCCTGCGTCACATTGCCGTAAAGACTTTGAGGATTGTTGTCCTGCCCCGTAATCTGAATGCAAATCTCAGATGGATCAGTGTTCTTGAAAGGAGCTGGGAAAGTAACCCAAGCGCCGTCACTTAATCCGCTAACGTTCCATACTTGCCTGAAATTATTTCCCACTGGGCTGTTCAGCTTGGGCAGCGCATTAATCTGGGCCTGCAAACTGTTGATCTGTGCCTGCAACTGGCTGATGTCCTGCTGTCTTGCCTGCGTTTCAGCTGAAACCTCAGTCGCCAGGGCGAGGTCACGCCAGCCGCTTACCGTGTCACCATAGGTTGGTTTGCCTGAATGGCCGTTTGTGTGCACGCCAAGACCTTGTACGTCACCAGCGGCCATGCCCAACGTGCCTGAAAGCAGCGTTCCCTCAACGCCCTGTGCCCGCTGCTGTTCAGCCGTCAGCGCACTCTGGGTGGCATACCGCCCATCCGCATAATCTTGGCTAATCGCAACGTGGTTTCCGCCTGCGTCATCGAAATACAAAAGGCCAGTTGGCTGTTGCCTGCTCCCTTTATCGGCAAACTGGCTTTTGATGCCGCGGATGCCATAAGAGAAATCATCAAGTCCTGTATTACCCGCCACAACTCTAATGTCGTTCTGCTTGGCGCTGTTGATCCAGACCTGTCCTGTGTTGTCATCCGCCCCCATAGAGAGGATGGGGCAGTTTTTCCCATCGTCTGCCCCACCGGTCGCAACGTAGTTTCCCTTTGGCTGAAGGCCGTCCAGGTCTGCAGCAAGGGCGAGGTCATGCCAACCGCTTACCGTGTCGCCATAAATGGGGCGGCCAGTTTGGCCGTTTGTGTGCACGCCAAGGCCTTGCACGTCACCGGTGGCCATGCCCAGCGTTCCTGAAAGAAGGCTGTTTTCCACGTTCTGGGCACGTTGCTGCTCAGTCGTCAGCGCACTCTGAGTAGCATACCGCCCATCAGCATAACCCTGGCTGATTGCCAGGAAATTACGTCCTGAGTTGTCGAAATAAAGCAGCCCTGTTGACTGCTGGCGTGTGCCTTTATCTGCGAACTGGCTTTTAATGCCAATGCAGGGGTATGAATAATCATCTTGGGCAATATCACCCGCCACTTTCGATCTGTTCAGCTGGCCTTCAATATTTTCAGCCCGCGCTGTTTCAGCGCTCAGTGCACTTTGCGTGGCATAGCGCCCGTCTGCGTAAGACTGCGAGATCGCCAGCATGTAAAGACCGTTTTCATCAATGTATTCAATGCCTGCAGGCTGTTTTCTTGTGCCCCTGTCCAGATATTGGCTTTTAATGCCGCGGATGCCGTAAGAGAAATCATCAAGTCCTGTATTACCCGCCACAACTCTAATGTCGTTCTGCTTGGCGCTGTTAATCCAGACCTGTCCTGTGTTGTCATCCGCCCCCATAGAGAGGATGGGGCAGTTTTTCCCATCGTCAGCCCCGCCAGTGAGGACGTAATTTCCCTTTGGCTGAAGGCCGTCCAGGTCGGCAGCAAGGGCGAGGTCATGCCAGCCGCTTACCGTATCGCCGTAAATGGGGCGGCCAGTTTGGCCGTTTGTGTGCACGCCAAGGCCTTGTACGTCACCAGCGGCCATGCCCAACGTGCCTGAAAGCAGCGTTCCCTCAACGCCCTGTGCCCGCTGCTGCTCAGCCGTCAGTGCACTTTGCGTAGCATAGCGCTCATCAGCGTAAGACTGCGAAAGAGCTAGCATGTAAAGCCCGTTTTCATCAATGTATTCAATGCCAGCTGGCTGTTTTCTTGTGCCCCTGTCCAAGTACTGGCTTTTGATTCCTTTAATGGTGTATGAGTAATCATCTAGTCCGATATTGCCAGCTACCAGGAACTGGGCTGACTGACCATCAGCGTTGAACCACGCCTGCCCGCTTTTGTCGTCAACCCCCATCAACGTGACAGGGCGGTTATAGCTATCATCCTTGCCCGCGGTGGGCACGTAATTGCCACCAGGTTGGAGGCCATTCAGATCTGACAGCAGTGCAATCCCCCGCCAGCCATTGCGGCCATCACCGTAAATGGGGCGGTTTGAGGTACCATCAGTGTGAATGCCGAGACCCTGCACATCACCTTGCACCATGCCCAGCGTTCCTGAAAGCAGCGTTCCCTCAACACCCTGGGCACGCTGCTGCTCAGCCATCAAACCAACCAGCGTGGCATAGAGTGTGTCCGCATAAGCTTTGGAAATCGCCAGCATGAAAAGCCCGGCGGCGTCTTTGTATTCAAGACCGATCGGCTGAGTGCGTGTGTTTTCATCCAAATATTGGCTCTTGATGGCCTCAATAGGCAGTGAATAGCCATCTAGGAGCTGATTGCCAGCAATCAGCCCGATGCCGTTTTGCCGGGCTGTGTTGACCCAGACCTGTCCCGTTGCATCGTCAGCACCCATGAAAACAACCGGACAGTTTTTGCCATCGTCTGCCCCACCGGTCGCAACGTAGTTTCCTTTTGGCTGAAGGCCTTCCAGGTCTGCGAAATAAGCCAGGTCCCCCTTATCGCCAGATTTATCCCAATAGGTTGGCCGCCCACTTATGCTGCTTGTGTGTATGCCAACGCCCGCGCTATCATTGGGGCCCATCCCCACCGTTCCCGAAACATAGTTCTGCAGTGCGTTTCCGTTCTGGTTACTCGCGTCAACCAGCATGCATAGCGCCAGCAGGATGGGATTGAAGAACGCGGCCTCAAGCGGCGTCCCTTGCTGCCTGCCGGGGATAAGGTCTTGAACCTGGGGGTGGCCTTGGCCATCCACTGTCATGTTGGGCACACCAGGGAATCTTGGCCAGCTCAAAGATGTGCTGCCCAACATGGCTTTCAAATAGTCGCCGCTTTGTTTTTTGGTTTCTTTAGTCATAGAGCCACTTCCCCGTGTCGTCCATAAAGTAAACTGAAGTGTCCGCAGGCTTGATAAGCCTGAAAACCCGCACCAAATCTGTGTAAGGATTGTCCTGCACCAGCCCAGCAATGCATGATCCCGCTATGCCAGCGCCACAAATCGCCAGACTGGGCACGCTGGGCAGATGGACGATCCAGCAGAAATTGATGATGGGCTGTGCACACACAGAGACCCCGCATGTAGTGCGCCCCGCATAAGGCGCCCAGGGTTCATCTATGGTGATGTCAGCGCCGA
The sequence above is drawn from the Formicincola oecophyllae genome and encodes:
- the xseA gene encoding exodeoxyribonuclease VII large subunit → MSNVAEYTVSALSSSIKQALEGKFGRVRVRGEITDLRQFSSGHAYLSLKDEQAKIAAVVWRGNVAKLGMELREGQEVIATGRISTYGERSTYQLIIDRMEYAGEGALLARVEVLRRQILAEGLFAEERKKPLPFLPARIAVVTSRSGAVVHDIFTTLARRFPSDVVLCPVPVQGKGAESAIAAGIRMASTLHPRPDVMIVARGGGSLEDLMAFNDEAVVRAIAEAPMPVISAIGHETDTTLADYAADRRAPTPTAAAEMAVPQRSAVAASLAQQGARLVTAWDRGRQDRQLRLQNAARQLPDLPTLLNTLRMKLDDRAHRLDLTMPQQLAQARHSLAAAARALPTFARLLHPQKQRLEALGAAMNQAMARHCYAKRLDLSQNVLSPALLVARVKSQKALLTALGRNLEAFSPFALRDKGYVLVRDAEGRPVTRSAQLPLHAEVSLDFMDGTRRALLDPE